A single genomic interval of Streptomyces sp. NBC_00663 harbors:
- a CDS encoding DUF58 domain-containing protein, protein MALTGRAALLAALGSLPVGIWDPGWTGLLAVNAPLAVACACDFALAAPVRRLGLSRSGDTSVRLGEAADVTLTVTNPSGRPLRAHLRDAWPPSSWLPGTEVEASRHRLTVPAGERRRVTTRLRPTRRGDRQADRVTIRSYGPLGLFSRQGTHKIPWTVRVLPPFTSRKHLPSKLARLRELDGRTSVLTRGEGTEFDSLREYVPGDDTRSIDWRATARHSTVAVRTWRPERDRHILVVLDTGRTSAGRVGDAPRLDASMDAALLLAALASRAGDRVDLLAYDRRVRALVQGRTASDVLPSLVNAMATLEPELIETDARGLTATALRTAPRRSLIVLLTSLDAAPVEEGLLPVLAQLTQRHTVLLSSVADPHVSRMANSRGNTDAVYEAAAAAQAQSERHRTADQLRRHGVTVVDATPDDLAPALADAYLALKTAGRL, encoded by the coding sequence ATGGCGCTCACCGGACGCGCCGCACTCCTCGCGGCCCTCGGCTCACTCCCCGTCGGCATCTGGGACCCCGGCTGGACGGGCCTTCTCGCCGTGAACGCCCCCCTGGCGGTGGCCTGCGCCTGCGACTTCGCCCTCGCGGCACCGGTACGACGCCTGGGCCTGTCCCGCTCCGGCGACACCTCCGTGCGCCTGGGTGAGGCGGCCGACGTGACCCTCACGGTCACCAACCCGTCAGGCCGCCCTCTCCGCGCCCACCTGCGCGACGCCTGGCCCCCCAGCAGCTGGCTCCCCGGCACAGAGGTCGAAGCCTCCCGCCACCGCCTCACAGTCCCCGCGGGTGAACGCCGTCGTGTCACCACACGCCTACGCCCCACCCGCCGAGGCGACCGCCAAGCAGACCGAGTGACGATCCGTTCCTACGGCCCCCTAGGCCTGTTCTCCCGGCAGGGCACCCACAAAATCCCGTGGACGGTACGCGTCCTGCCCCCCTTCACCAGCCGCAAGCACCTCCCGTCCAAACTCGCCCGCCTACGCGAACTCGACGGCCGCACCAGCGTCCTCACCCGAGGCGAAGGCACAGAATTCGACAGCCTGCGCGAATACGTTCCCGGCGACGACACCCGCTCCATCGACTGGCGCGCGACCGCCCGCCACTCCACGGTCGCCGTACGCACCTGGCGCCCCGAACGCGACCGCCACATCCTCGTGGTCCTGGACACCGGTCGCACCTCAGCAGGCCGCGTCGGCGACGCCCCACGCCTGGACGCCTCGATGGACGCCGCCCTGCTCCTGGCAGCACTGGCCTCCCGCGCCGGCGACCGCGTCGACCTCCTCGCCTACGACCGCCGCGTACGCGCCCTGGTCCAGGGCCGCACCGCGAGCGACGTCCTCCCCTCTCTGGTCAACGCGATGGCCACCCTCGAACCGGAACTGATCGAGACAGACGCCCGCGGTCTTACGGCCACTGCGCTCAGGACGGCTCCCCGCCGCTCCCTGATCGTGCTGCTGACCTCCCTCGACGCCGCCCCGGTGGAAGAGGGCCTGCTCCCCGTCCTCGCTCAGCTCACCCAACGCCACACGGTCCTCCTGTCATCGGTCGCCGACCCGCACGTCTCCCGCATGGCGAACTCCCGCGGAAACACCGACGCCGTCTACGAGGCCGCAGCCGCCGCACAGGCACAGAGCGAGCGCCATCGCACCGCGGACCAACTTCGCCGCCACGGTGTCACCGTCGTCGACGCGACACCCGATGATCTGGCGCCGGCCTTGGCAGACGCTTACCTGGCTCTCAAGACAGCAGGACGCCTGTAA
- a CDS encoding AAA family ATPase, producing the protein MAPTTDNAGNPGDPSAARASLEALRAEIAKAVVGQDPAVTGLVVALLCRGHVLLEGVPGVAKTLLVRALASALELDTKRVQFTPDLMPSDVTGSLVYDTRSAEFSFQPGPVFTNLLLADEINRTPPKTQSSLLEAMEERQVTVDGTPRPLPDPFLVAATQNPVEYEGTYPLPEAQLDRFLLKLTIPLPSRQDEIDVLTRHAEGFNPRDLRAAGLRPVAGPADLEAARAAVAKTTVSPEITGYVVDICRATRESPSLTLGVSPRGATALLATSRAWAWLTGRDYVIPDDVKALALPTLRHRVQLRPEAEMEGVTTDSVIHAVLAHVPVPR; encoded by the coding sequence ATGGCCCCGACCACTGACAACGCCGGGAACCCCGGGGACCCGAGCGCCGCCCGGGCCTCCCTGGAAGCCCTGCGCGCCGAGATCGCCAAAGCCGTGGTCGGCCAGGACCCCGCCGTCACCGGCCTCGTCGTCGCACTCCTGTGCCGCGGACACGTGCTACTAGAAGGAGTCCCCGGGGTCGCCAAAACGTTGCTCGTCCGCGCCCTCGCATCCGCACTCGAACTCGACACCAAGCGCGTCCAGTTCACCCCCGACCTCATGCCGAGTGACGTCACGGGCTCCCTCGTCTACGACACCCGCTCCGCCGAGTTCTCCTTCCAGCCCGGCCCCGTCTTCACCAACCTCCTCCTCGCGGACGAAATCAACCGCACACCTCCCAAGACCCAGTCGTCCCTCCTCGAAGCCATGGAGGAACGCCAGGTCACGGTCGACGGCACCCCCCGCCCGCTCCCCGACCCCTTCCTGGTCGCGGCGACACAGAACCCGGTGGAGTACGAGGGCACTTACCCCCTCCCCGAAGCCCAACTGGACCGCTTCCTCCTCAAGCTCACCATCCCCCTCCCCTCCCGCCAGGACGAGATCGACGTCCTGACCCGCCACGCAGAGGGCTTCAACCCACGCGACCTACGAGCCGCCGGCCTACGCCCGGTCGCGGGCCCGGCGGACCTGGAAGCGGCCCGCGCAGCGGTGGCCAAAACCACCGTCTCCCCCGAGATCACCGGCTACGTGGTCGACATCTGCCGCGCCACCCGCGAGTCGCCGTCCCTCACCCTCGGCGTCTCCCCGCGCGGCGCCACAGCGCTCCTCGCGACCTCGCGCGCGTGGGCATGGCTCACGGGCCGCGACTACGTCATCCCCGACGACGTGAAGGCCCTCGCTCTCCCCACCCTCCGCCACCGCGTCCAGCTGCGCCCGGAGGCCGAAATGGAGGGCGTGACGACTGACTCCGTCATCCACGCGGTCCTCGCCCACGTCCCCGTCCCCCGCTGA
- a CDS encoding DUF4350 domain-containing protein yields the protein MTTEATLPSTSVSPTARQLWTRSRGIALAAVLLLAAAVTIAVIRSDTRHGTLDPRSADDHGSRAVAELLADRGVSTRVITTLDEARAAAGPDTTLLIAVPDLLTHRQQTALHSATAPSGGRTVLIAPGSWSIGRLAPDVTADPATSINSTLEPDCDLPAAQRAGAADTGGIRYTTTHLEAETCYPSERLATLLRIPATGDGDTVVLGAPDILYNDRLDEQGNASLALQLLGSRPHLVWYLPSLSDASAADPDDERSFLDLLPSGWKWGTVQLFLAAALAALWRARRLGPLVPEKLPVAIRASETVEGRARLYRKANARDRAAAALRSTTRTRLAPLVGVPVTQAHTPEVLLPALSAHLRGDGQTLHPLLFGPPPSDDTALVSLADQLDALEREVRRP from the coding sequence ATGACCACCGAGGCCACGCTCCCGTCCACCTCGGTCTCGCCCACCGCACGCCAACTGTGGACCCGCTCGCGAGGCATCGCGCTCGCCGCCGTCCTGCTCTTGGCCGCGGCCGTCACGATCGCCGTGATCCGCTCCGACACCCGCCACGGCACCCTCGACCCGCGCTCCGCCGACGACCACGGCAGCCGCGCAGTCGCCGAACTCCTCGCCGACCGGGGAGTATCCACGCGCGTGATCACCACACTGGACGAGGCACGCGCCGCGGCCGGCCCGGACACCACCCTTCTCATCGCGGTGCCCGACCTGCTGACGCACCGTCAACAGACCGCGCTGCACTCCGCCACCGCACCCTCCGGCGGCCGTACGGTCCTCATCGCCCCCGGCAGCTGGTCCATCGGCCGACTCGCCCCCGACGTCACCGCGGACCCCGCCACCAGCATCAACTCGACCCTCGAGCCCGACTGCGACCTGCCCGCCGCCCAGCGCGCCGGCGCCGCCGACACCGGCGGCATCCGCTACACCACCACCCACCTCGAGGCCGAGACCTGCTACCCCAGCGAGCGCCTCGCCACCCTGCTGCGCATCCCGGCGACCGGGGACGGCGACACCGTCGTCCTCGGCGCGCCCGACATCCTCTACAACGACCGCCTCGACGAGCAGGGCAACGCCTCCCTCGCCCTCCAACTCCTCGGCTCCCGCCCCCATCTGGTCTGGTACCTCCCCTCGCTCTCCGACGCGTCGGCCGCCGACCCGGACGACGAACGCAGCTTCCTCGACCTACTTCCTTCGGGCTGGAAGTGGGGCACCGTGCAGCTCTTCCTCGCCGCAGCCCTCGCCGCCCTCTGGCGGGCACGCCGACTGGGCCCCCTGGTGCCTGAAAAACTCCCCGTGGCGATCCGCGCCTCCGAGACCGTCGAAGGCCGCGCCCGCCTCTACCGCAAGGCCAACGCCCGCGATCGCGCGGCCGCCGCTCTTCGCTCCACCACCCGCACCCGCCTCGCCCCCCTCGTAGGCGTCCCCGTCACCCAGGCGCACACGCCCGAGGTCCTGCTCCCCGCCCTGTCCGCCCATCTCCGCGGCGACGGACAGACCCTGCACCCGCTCCTCTTCGGCCCGCCGCCCAGCGACGACACCGCCCTCGTCTCCCTCGCCGACCAACTCGACGCCCTCGAAAGAGAGGTACGCCGTCCATGA
- a CDS encoding DUF4129 domain-containing protein, with the protein MSLTGGVLTSVPLLSRVAVRVGDTGMLSSARSGDEPPVTVPRDPAREAARRELSKRMYHENDPGWFQRALNAFWKWVGELFNTAATAAPGGTLGLVVIIVAVLAVLGALWWRLGTPRREPASSAALFDDRPRSAAEHRATAEAHAAQGHWNQAVQERMRAIVRSLEERALLDVRPGRTADEAAAEAGHTLPAHTGRLRAAARDFDDVTYGGRRASEQSYRRIAELDEDLERTKPQLTSSIPSAAHTTRQGAAG; encoded by the coding sequence GTGAGCCTGACGGGGGGAGTTCTCACATCGGTACCGCTGCTGTCCCGCGTGGCTGTCCGCGTCGGCGACACCGGCATGCTGTCGTCGGCGCGCTCCGGCGACGAGCCGCCGGTCACCGTCCCGCGTGACCCCGCGCGGGAGGCGGCTCGACGCGAGCTGTCCAAGCGCATGTACCACGAGAACGACCCCGGTTGGTTCCAGCGTGCCCTGAACGCCTTCTGGAAGTGGGTCGGCGAGCTGTTCAACACGGCCGCGACCGCGGCCCCCGGCGGAACGCTCGGCCTGGTCGTCATCATCGTGGCCGTGCTGGCCGTCCTGGGCGCCCTGTGGTGGCGCCTCGGCACCCCACGGCGCGAACCCGCCTCCTCCGCCGCCCTGTTCGACGACCGTCCCCGCAGCGCCGCCGAACACCGCGCCACCGCCGAGGCCCACGCCGCCCAGGGCCACTGGAACCAGGCCGTCCAGGAACGCATGCGCGCCATCGTCCGCTCCCTGGAGGAACGCGCCCTGCTCGACGTCCGCCCCGGCCGCACCGCCGACGAAGCCGCCGCGGAAGCGGGCCACACCCTGCCCGCCCACACCGGCCGACTGCGCGCCGCCGCCCGGGACTTCGACGACGTCACATACGGCGGACGCAGGGCGAGCGAGCAGTCGTACCGCCGCATCGCCGAACTCGACGAGGACCTCGAACGCACCAAACCCCAGCTCACCAGCAGCATCCCCAGCGCGGCCCACACCACCCGCCAGGGAGCCGCCGGATGA